A single genomic interval of Arthrobacter sp. NicSoilB8 harbors:
- a CDS encoding DUF6318 family protein, whose product MAISLMSVAACSAGGAPPPDTPSSESQSPSTSSPPSATPTPTPSYKPADATGKAQNVPVPELPEAAKAETKEGLEAFARYWYSTLSYAYETGDIEPLELVSSPTCVSCGRVKEVVQGWNSGGRWLSGGKMVVEGVQTNFIETTSAEYQVLIQVYQDALSYYRGDKTLDEKTERSPSTGDIMIASYESGAWRAVTVEHLAKSR is encoded by the coding sequence GTGGCAATCTCCCTGATGTCGGTCGCAGCCTGCAGCGCGGGAGGGGCGCCGCCTCCCGACACTCCGTCGTCGGAGTCTCAAAGTCCGTCCACTTCGTCCCCGCCGAGCGCTACCCCCACGCCGACGCCCAGCTACAAACCGGCAGACGCGACCGGCAAGGCACAGAACGTCCCGGTTCCCGAGCTGCCCGAGGCGGCGAAGGCCGAGACGAAGGAAGGTCTTGAGGCGTTTGCCCGGTACTGGTACTCAACGCTCTCCTACGCATACGAGACCGGAGATATCGAACCGTTGGAGTTGGTGTCGAGTCCGACATGCGTTTCTTGCGGTCGGGTAAAGGAAGTTGTCCAGGGATGGAATTCCGGGGGTAGGTGGCTGTCCGGCGGAAAAATGGTTGTGGAAGGTGTGCAGACCAATTTCATTGAGACAACATCGGCTGAGTACCAAGTCCTGATTCAGGTGTATCAGGATGCTCTGTCCTACTATCGAGGGGACAAAACACTTGACGAAAAGACCGAGCGAAGCCCCTCAACTGGCGACATTATGATCGCATCGTATGAAAGCGGAGCTTGGAGGGCCGTGACTGTTGAGCACTTGGCCAAGAGCCGATGA
- a CDS encoding helix-turn-helix domain-containing protein, giving the protein MRQGNGATTHPSDLRFSAPAEYARILRAAHETTISGTPDPHLSPSLIKSWQRSLALGINPDQHRPLHRHEVSEARSLSAGHRLAAVMPALSQLLADETVTGRHLLIVTDHEGEVLWRVGSKQALRLADSLEFVEGADWSEAGVGTNAISEALVTGAPAQLFSAEHLVRTHHDWACTASPIRDPLTGEIVGVLDVSGPFESVTPDSLRLVRCGVRLAEELLKSAAVTDGGAGRSGQLTQRHERTMRDGGARSQLTLRLLGDAPSAAVDGGPSRPLTVRRAEILALLASRDQGWSADELAYEIHGDAGTGAAIRTEMHRIRHILGDVLEANPYRFSPTVNVVTDASVVAGHLRDGRVAEAFAAYPARLLTRSVNLAIGFMRDELNTAVGASVRSTGDARLMLEWCTSDMGSSDTAAAAAATALMGPDDPRCQLVNARMERVDRELRA; this is encoded by the coding sequence ATGCGGCAGGGCAATGGCGCCACCACGCATCCCTCGGACCTGAGGTTTTCCGCGCCGGCGGAGTATGCCCGGATACTCCGGGCGGCGCACGAGACCACCATTTCCGGCACACCGGATCCGCACCTTTCTCCCTCACTCATCAAGTCCTGGCAGCGTTCCCTTGCGCTGGGCATCAATCCGGACCAGCACCGGCCGCTCCACCGGCATGAAGTCTCCGAGGCACGTTCCCTCAGCGCCGGCCATCGGCTGGCTGCAGTCATGCCCGCGTTATCGCAGCTGCTGGCCGATGAGACCGTGACCGGACGCCACTTGCTGATCGTGACTGATCATGAGGGCGAGGTGCTGTGGCGTGTTGGCAGCAAACAGGCGTTGCGGCTCGCGGACTCCCTGGAGTTCGTGGAGGGCGCCGACTGGTCCGAAGCAGGTGTCGGCACCAACGCCATCAGCGAAGCCTTAGTGACGGGCGCCCCGGCACAGCTCTTCTCGGCCGAGCACCTCGTGCGGACCCACCACGACTGGGCCTGCACCGCCTCCCCCATTCGCGACCCCCTGACCGGCGAAATCGTCGGCGTCCTGGATGTTTCCGGCCCGTTCGAATCGGTTACGCCGGACAGCCTGCGGCTGGTGCGTTGCGGCGTGCGGCTCGCAGAGGAGCTGCTGAAATCGGCCGCGGTGACCGACGGCGGGGCAGGACGCTCGGGGCAGCTGACACAGCGTCACGAGCGGACCATGCGCGACGGCGGCGCCCGGTCACAGCTCACGCTGCGGCTTTTGGGGGACGCGCCGTCCGCGGCGGTCGACGGCGGCCCCAGCCGCCCGCTGACGGTACGCCGTGCCGAAATCCTGGCCCTGCTGGCCTCCCGTGATCAGGGCTGGAGTGCCGATGAACTGGCCTACGAGATCCATGGCGACGCGGGCACCGGCGCCGCGATCCGGACCGAGATGCACCGGATACGCCATATCCTGGGCGATGTCCTGGAAGCGAATCCCTACCGGTTCTCTCCAACCGTCAACGTCGTGACGGATGCCTCAGTTGTGGCAGGCCACCTCCGGGACGGCCGGGTTGCCGAGGCGTTCGCCGCGTACCCGGCAAGACTGCTCACCCGTTCGGTCAATCTGGCGATCGGGTTCATGCGCGACGAGCTCAACACGGCCGTGGGGGCGTCCGTGCGATCAACTGGTGATGCCCGGCTGATGCTGGAGTGGTGCACGAGCGATATGGGGTCCTCCGATACGGCGGCCGCGGCTGCCGCCACGGCGCTGATGGGACCGGACGATCCGCGTTGCCAGCTCGTGAATGCGCGAATGGAACGGGTTGACCGGGAACTGCGAGCCTAA
- a CDS encoding NAD(P)/FAD-dependent oxidoreductase, with the protein MPETPNGVVGAWLAQFDEALRSHNTDAALELFDDDSYWRDFVSFTWNLKTLEGKEDIRRMLDATLDDVQPSNWTLAEDATGDAANAEAWVNFETAQARGHAHLRLRNGKCWTLLTTMQELKGFEEKKGPNRDKGVAHEITQGRKSWLELKEEQEARLGYEDQPYTVIIGGGQGGIGLGARLRRLGVPTIIIEKNERAGDSWRNRYKSLHLHDPVWYDHLPYMKFPDDWPVFAAKDKIGDWLENYTRIMELNYWSKTECTSARFDETTQEWVVEVMRDGEPVTLRPKQLVFALGVSGYPSVPTFDGAESFLGEQYHSSKHPGGGDWTGKKAVVIGSNNSAHDICADLWEHGADVTMVQRSSTHIARSESLMDLALGDLYSEKALANGVTTEKADLLFASLPYRILPEAQIPVYAEMARRDAEFYSQLEAAGFDLDFGVDGSGLFLKYLRRGSGYYIDVGASQLIIDGRVKLASGEVSKITGNSVVMANGTELEADVIIYATGYGSMNGWLADLVSPEVADAVGKCWGFGSDTPKDPGPWEGELRNMWKPTNVENLWIHGGNLHQSRHYSNYLALQLKARMEGLPTPVYELQPTHHTR; encoded by the coding sequence ATGCCTGAGACACCAAACGGCGTGGTCGGGGCGTGGCTGGCGCAGTTCGATGAGGCGCTGCGCAGCCACAACACGGACGCCGCACTGGAACTTTTCGACGACGATTCGTACTGGCGCGACTTCGTCTCCTTCACCTGGAACCTCAAGACTCTGGAGGGCAAGGAGGATATCCGGCGCATGCTGGACGCCACCCTGGACGACGTGCAGCCAAGCAACTGGACGCTCGCCGAGGACGCGACCGGCGACGCCGCCAACGCCGAGGCCTGGGTGAACTTCGAGACCGCCCAGGCCCGGGGCCATGCCCATCTGCGCCTCCGGAACGGCAAATGCTGGACCCTGCTCACCACCATGCAGGAGCTCAAGGGCTTTGAGGAAAAGAAGGGCCCCAACCGGGACAAAGGAGTGGCCCACGAGATCACCCAGGGCCGCAAATCCTGGCTGGAGCTGAAGGAGGAGCAGGAAGCGCGGCTCGGCTATGAAGACCAGCCTTACACCGTCATCATCGGCGGCGGCCAGGGCGGGATCGGGCTGGGCGCCCGGCTGCGCAGGCTCGGAGTGCCCACCATCATCATCGAGAAGAACGAGCGGGCCGGTGACTCATGGCGCAACCGTTACAAGTCCCTCCACCTGCACGATCCGGTCTGGTACGACCACCTGCCCTACATGAAGTTCCCCGATGACTGGCCGGTTTTCGCGGCCAAGGACAAGATCGGCGACTGGCTGGAAAACTACACACGGATCATGGAACTGAACTACTGGTCCAAGACCGAGTGCACCAGCGCCCGCTTCGACGAAACCACCCAGGAGTGGGTGGTGGAGGTGATGCGCGACGGCGAACCGGTCACCCTCCGCCCGAAGCAGCTCGTCTTCGCGCTGGGAGTTTCGGGGTACCCGAGCGTCCCCACGTTCGACGGCGCCGAGTCCTTCCTGGGGGAGCAGTACCATTCGTCCAAGCACCCGGGCGGCGGGGACTGGACCGGCAAGAAGGCAGTGGTCATCGGCTCCAACAATTCAGCCCACGATATCTGTGCCGACCTCTGGGAACACGGCGCGGATGTCACCATGGTCCAGCGGTCCTCGACGCACATTGCCCGCAGCGAATCCCTCATGGACCTGGCTCTGGGCGATCTGTACTCCGAAAAGGCACTGGCCAACGGCGTCACCACGGAGAAGGCCGACCTGCTGTTTGCCTCGTTGCCGTACCGGATCCTGCCCGAAGCCCAGATCCCGGTTTATGCGGAGATGGCCCGGCGGGACGCGGAATTTTACTCCCAGCTCGAGGCGGCCGGCTTTGACCTGGACTTCGGCGTCGACGGCTCCGGGTTGTTCCTGAAATACCTCAGGCGCGGCTCCGGCTACTACATCGACGTCGGTGCCTCGCAGCTGATCATCGACGGCCGGGTCAAGCTGGCCAGCGGCGAGGTCAGCAAGATCACCGGCAACTCCGTCGTGATGGCCAACGGAACGGAACTGGAAGCCGACGTCATCATTTACGCCACCGGCTATGGGTCGATGAACGGTTGGCTGGCTGATTTGGTCTCGCCCGAGGTGGCCGACGCCGTCGGGAAGTGCTGGGGGTTCGGATCGGATACGCCCAAAGACCCGGGGCCGTGGGAGGGGGAACTGCGCAATATGTGGAAACCCACCAACGTGGAGAACCTTTGGATCCATGGCGGCAATCTGCACCAGAGCCGGCACTACTCCAACTATCTGGCCCTGCAGCTCAAGGCAAGGATGGAAGGGCTCCCGACGCCGGTCTACGAGCTCCAGCCCACGCACCACACGCGCTGA
- a CDS encoding 2,3-butanediol dehydrogenase, translating to MKAARFHAREDLRIEDIQEPELRPGTVKIAVAWCGICGTDLHEFLEGPIFTPPPGHPHGLTHEAAPVTLGHEFSGTVEELGEGVSGLAVGDHVVVEPYYVCNECGPCLSGHYNLCTKLGFIGLAGGGGGLSEKIVVDTRWVHPVGDIPLDEAALIEPLAVAYHAVGRSGLKAGDVAVVGGAGPIGLLTAAVLKGIGITTIVTELSAARKDKAASSGVADHVLDPSSDDVKARVLDLTQGAGADAAFECAGVNAVLDTMLDVVKPAGVVVNVSIWGHPATVDMQKVVLKEIDLRGTIAYCGDHEAAIKLVQEGKVDLKPFITGRIALDDLVDKGFDTLINHNDTAVKIIVHP from the coding sequence ATGAAAGCAGCACGATTCCACGCCCGCGAGGATCTCCGGATCGAAGACATCCAAGAGCCGGAGCTGCGTCCGGGAACGGTGAAGATTGCCGTGGCCTGGTGCGGTATCTGCGGTACCGACCTCCATGAATTCCTCGAAGGGCCCATCTTCACCCCGCCGCCCGGCCATCCCCACGGGCTGACCCACGAGGCCGCCCCGGTCACCCTCGGCCACGAATTCTCCGGCACCGTCGAGGAACTCGGGGAGGGCGTCAGCGGCCTGGCCGTCGGAGACCACGTTGTCGTGGAGCCGTACTACGTCTGCAACGAATGCGGTCCCTGCCTCAGCGGCCACTACAACCTGTGCACCAAGCTGGGCTTCATCGGCCTGGCGGGCGGCGGTGGCGGCCTGAGCGAGAAAATCGTTGTCGACACCCGCTGGGTGCACCCCGTCGGCGACATCCCCCTTGACGAGGCCGCCCTCATCGAACCCCTTGCGGTGGCGTATCACGCCGTCGGCCGGAGCGGCCTAAAAGCCGGGGACGTCGCCGTCGTCGGGGGTGCCGGACCCATCGGTCTGCTCACCGCGGCGGTCCTCAAAGGCATCGGCATCACCACGATCGTGACCGAACTCTCGGCTGCCCGCAAGGACAAGGCGGCCTCGTCCGGGGTTGCGGATCACGTGCTCGATCCCAGTTCGGACGACGTCAAGGCGCGCGTGCTGGACCTGACCCAAGGCGCGGGGGCCGATGCGGCGTTTGAATGTGCAGGCGTGAATGCTGTCCTGGACACGATGCTCGACGTCGTGAAGCCGGCCGGTGTCGTCGTCAACGTCTCGATCTGGGGACACCCGGCCACGGTGGACATGCAGAAAGTCGTGCTGAAGGAAATCGACCTGCGCGGGACCATCGCCTACTGCGGCGATCATGAAGCCGCCATCAAGCTGGTCCAGGAAGGAAAAGTGGACCTGAAACCCTTCATCACCGGCAGGATCGCCCTGGACGACCTCGTGGACAAGGGGTTTGACACGCTGATCAACCACAACGACACCGCGGTAAAGATCATCGTCCACCCGTGA
- a CDS encoding alkene reductase produces the protein MLFSPMTLGELELPNRLVMAPLTRLRSGQEGVPGPLVVEHYRQRASLGLIVSEGTYPSPAGRGFPGQPGLVTPEQLQGWANVTSAVHAEGGRIFAQVMHAGRVTHADTTGGHEVVAPSAIAIDGETRTYAGKKPFPVPRALTTEELPGIVEEFVTASRKAVEAGFDGVELHSANGYLLHEFLTPAANQRDDIYGGSPENRVRFVMEVAEAVVAALGADRVGIRISPEHNVQGALELDAADVQETYGLLVDGLAALNLAYLSILHKEPTSALVQDLRARFGGTFLVNTGFGVITTRDEAVALVADGHADAVVVGRPAIANPDLARRWREGLPVNEPDASTFYADGAAGYTDYPAYQN, from the coding sequence ATGCTGTTTTCCCCGATGACCCTTGGCGAGCTTGAACTGCCCAACCGACTCGTGATGGCGCCTCTGACCCGTCTTCGCTCCGGCCAGGAGGGAGTCCCGGGCCCGCTGGTTGTTGAGCATTACCGCCAGCGGGCCTCGCTCGGCCTGATCGTCAGTGAAGGCACGTACCCGAGCCCGGCAGGCCGGGGCTTTCCTGGCCAGCCCGGTCTGGTGACGCCCGAGCAGCTCCAGGGCTGGGCCAACGTCACTTCCGCTGTTCACGCCGAAGGCGGCCGGATCTTCGCCCAGGTAATGCACGCCGGCCGCGTCACGCACGCCGACACCACTGGCGGCCACGAGGTTGTTGCGCCCAGCGCCATCGCGATCGACGGCGAAACCCGCACCTACGCGGGCAAGAAGCCGTTCCCCGTCCCGCGCGCCCTCACCACCGAGGAACTGCCGGGCATCGTCGAGGAGTTTGTGACGGCGTCCCGCAAGGCGGTCGAGGCAGGGTTCGACGGCGTGGAGCTGCACTCCGCCAACGGTTACCTGCTCCACGAATTCCTGACCCCCGCCGCCAACCAGCGCGATGACATCTACGGCGGCTCACCCGAGAACCGCGTCCGCTTCGTGATGGAAGTGGCCGAGGCGGTCGTCGCAGCCCTCGGCGCAGACCGGGTGGGGATCCGCATTTCGCCCGAGCACAACGTCCAGGGCGCTCTCGAGTTGGATGCGGCCGATGTCCAGGAGACGTACGGCCTGCTGGTCGACGGCCTGGCTGCCCTGAACCTGGCCTACCTCAGCATCCTTCACAAGGAACCCACGAGCGCACTCGTGCAGGACCTCCGTGCGCGCTTCGGCGGAACCTTCCTCGTCAACACCGGCTTTGGCGTCATCACGACCCGCGACGAGGCCGTGGCGCTCGTCGCCGACGGTCACGCCGACGCCGTGGTGGTCGGACGCCCGGCCATCGCGAACCCGGACCTCGCCCGCCGCTGGCGCGAAGGCCTGCCCGTCAACGAGCCCGACGCCTCCACGTTCTATGCCGACGGCGCCGCGGGCTACACGGACTACCCGGCTTACCAGAACTAA
- a CDS encoding GntR family transcriptional regulator, producing MQLASTGRGSEGRPAGRPVSRQVLADHVYEELLASLMDGRLEPGAAVSIDGTARELDVSPTPVREALARLEHTGMVRRVALKGYRVAPVFTREDFAELMEARLAIEPVNARLACSRLTPGHLKELEQAVSDLKNAPRGPSFSEFRSYLEADERFHRLIAEQTGNQFMVAAYAALGGQIQRFRLFGGVGITDADHAIAEHQAVLDALASGDPQKAEAAMADHVRQVRGRAIADAPAD from the coding sequence ATGCAACTAGCTTCCACCGGCCGCGGCTCTGAGGGGCGCCCCGCGGGCCGCCCCGTCAGCCGGCAGGTCCTGGCGGATCACGTCTATGAAGAACTGCTGGCGTCCCTGATGGATGGCCGGCTGGAGCCCGGGGCCGCGGTGAGCATCGATGGGACGGCCCGCGAGCTCGATGTTTCGCCCACGCCCGTCCGGGAAGCGCTGGCCAGGCTCGAGCACACCGGCATGGTTCGCCGCGTCGCGCTCAAGGGCTACCGGGTTGCCCCGGTGTTCACCCGGGAGGACTTCGCCGAACTCATGGAGGCCCGGCTCGCAATCGAGCCGGTGAATGCGCGGCTGGCATGTTCCCGCCTCACTCCGGGCCACCTGAAGGAGCTGGAGCAGGCGGTCTCCGATCTCAAGAATGCGCCGCGCGGGCCCTCCTTTTCCGAATTCCGCAGCTACCTTGAAGCCGACGAACGGTTCCACCGGCTGATCGCGGAGCAGACGGGCAACCAGTTCATGGTGGCCGCCTATGCCGCCCTCGGGGGACAGATTCAGCGCTTCCGCCTGTTCGGGGGAGTGGGCATCACCGACGCCGATCACGCGATCGCCGAGCACCAAGCTGTCCTGGATGCTTTGGCCTCGGGGGACCCGCAGAAGGCCGAAGCTGCCATGGCCGACCACGTGCGCCAGGTCCGCGGCCGGGCCATCGCCGACGCCCCGGCAGACTAA